Proteins from a genomic interval of Corynebacterium freiburgense:
- a CDS encoding glycosyltransferase family 2 protein codes for MQTYGVAIPMLRPSEHLQDVLKVLSELECPPVAVAINDQSNGDEIAKICERFKDKFDFLVRTTKTDPTGISSSRNGAIAAIVDKADWVCVVDDDSLLENPPISRIEEFGNASAIAGHFITTRVPASADHRFIIDRHTIWTHVIESGLFLRASLLQQGMLFDETLGTGGPTPWQSGEGTDLLFRFMQYGPVMYDPEYKIHATTNEAPDFPIAKHRRYARGTGYVLRRWCPISQQVRAILGPLLRMGRAVVQRDFHQVKLHANIACGRFEGLIGRTLSKL; via the coding sequence ATGCAAACATATGGAGTTGCTATTCCGATGCTCCGTCCAAGCGAGCATCTACAAGACGTTTTGAAAGTGCTATCAGAACTCGAATGCCCGCCGGTGGCTGTGGCTATCAATGATCAATCTAATGGCGATGAAATCGCTAAAATATGTGAGCGTTTCAAGGATAAGTTTGATTTTCTGGTTCGGACGACCAAAACAGATCCAACAGGAATCTCGTCTTCCAGAAACGGTGCGATAGCTGCCATTGTGGACAAAGCAGACTGGGTTTGTGTGGTGGATGATGATTCGCTATTGGAAAACCCGCCGATTAGCCGCATTGAGGAATTTGGAAACGCAAGCGCTATAGCAGGCCACTTTATTACAACCCGAGTCCCAGCATCAGCTGATCACCGTTTTATTATCGACCGTCATACGATTTGGACGCACGTGATCGAATCCGGTTTGTTTCTACGAGCATCTTTGCTGCAGCAAGGAATGCTCTTCGATGAAACCTTAGGTACGGGTGGGCCAACTCCGTGGCAATCAGGAGAAGGCACAGACCTACTGTTTCGGTTTATGCAGTACGGGCCAGTTATGTACGACCCAGAATATAAAATCCACGCAACAACGAATGAAGCTCCGGACTTTCCTATAGCCAAACACCGTCGTTATGCCAGGGGAACCGGGTATGTTTTGCGTCGCTGGTGTCCCATATCGCAGCAAGTTCGAGCGATTTTAGGTCCATTACTCCGTATGGGAAGAGCCGTGGTGCAACGAGATTTCCATCAGGTTAAATTACACGCCAATATTGCTTGTGGAAGATTCGAAGGGCTTATTGGGCGGACACTTTCGAAGCTATAA